A section of the Leptospira semungkisensis genome encodes:
- a CDS encoding KamA family radical SAM protein: MEEIVKKEGVLGLESPEQERMNLYSSLDWKDYKSQLRNRVRSQDLHKYFHLTESEKLGIQDTIRLNVGATPYYLSLSDPNDENCPIRKIIVPRQEEAFFSPEEAMDPLHEEDLSPVKGLTHMYPDRVLLFSNHECSVYCRHCMRGRKVSDSSERMESEDLERCFEYIRDHSEISDVVISGGDPLNLSDAKLDWILENLERIPHIKICRLGTRNPVTLPMRITDELCKIIESHNTDRLSIFCNTQFNHEKECTTEAKEAILKLLKAGVSIGNQSVILKGINDDGESMLRLHRKLLEMRIRAYYMYDPELIPGSRGFRTPLAKGIQIIEYMRGKIAGMGIPQFVNDLPGGGGKITLSPNWYLGFHRDSRNHVFRSAVRGTYHLSPEPVGSEYDDFYPSLDLETWEKIRENLYSVTRGLRLEEEGF; encoded by the coding sequence ATGGAAGAGATCGTAAAGAAGGAAGGGGTTCTGGGCTTAGAGTCTCCCGAGCAAGAGAGAATGAATCTATATTCTTCTCTGGATTGGAAGGACTATAAAAGCCAACTCAGGAATCGGGTCCGTTCTCAGGACTTACATAAATACTTTCATCTCACTGAATCCGAGAAGCTGGGTATCCAAGATACCATTCGATTGAATGTCGGAGCGACTCCTTATTATCTTTCTCTTTCCGATCCGAATGATGAGAACTGTCCGATTCGCAAGATAATCGTTCCTAGGCAAGAAGAGGCATTCTTTTCTCCCGAAGAAGCCATGGATCCCCTTCACGAAGAGGATCTTTCTCCTGTAAAAGGGCTTACTCATATGTATCCGGATCGAGTATTACTTTTTTCTAATCATGAATGTTCCGTGTATTGCAGGCATTGCATGAGGGGAAGGAAGGTCTCCGATAGTTCCGAAAGAATGGAAAGCGAAGACCTGGAGCGTTGTTTTGAATATATCCGAGATCATAGCGAGATCTCTGATGTGGTGATCTCCGGAGGAGATCCTTTGAATCTTTCGGATGCAAAGCTAGATTGGATCTTGGAAAATCTCGAAAGAATTCCTCATATAAAGATCTGTAGGTTGGGAACCAGGAACCCGGTCACTCTTCCTATGAGGATTACGGATGAACTTTGTAAGATCATAGAGTCGCATAATACGGATCGATTATCAATTTTTTGTAATACTCAATTCAATCATGAGAAGGAATGCACCACTGAGGCCAAGGAAGCCATCCTTAAACTCTTGAAGGCTGGAGTCAGTATAGGAAACCAATCCGTAATTCTGAAGGGAATTAACGATGACGGAGAATCCATGCTTCGATTGCACCGAAAGCTGTTGGAGATGAGGATCAGAGCGTATTATATGTATGATCCGGAACTCATTCCAGGTTCTCGCGGGTTCCGAACTCCTCTTGCAAAAGGCATTCAAATTATTGAATATATGAGGGGAAAGATCGCTGGAATGGGGATCCCTCAGTTTGTGAACGATCTTCCTGGTGGTGGGGGAAAGATCACTCTAAGCCCGAATTGGTATCTCGGATTTCATAGAGATAGCCGTAATCACGTGTTTCGTTCTGCAGTTCGAGGAACATATCATCTCAGCCCAGAGCCAGTCGGAAGTGAATATGATGATTTTTATCCTTCTCTGGATTTGGAAACTTGGGAAAAGATCCGAGAGAATTTGTATTCTGTGACTCGAGGGCTTCGTCTTGAAGAGGAAGGATTTTAA
- a CDS encoding HAD family hydrolase has protein sequence MDWNPKRIRALAFDVDGTLFSSEGIILETYAEAIRRFSINSGIPIEVPDRERIMLEIGKPVKTIFLNLVPQLQESERDQISDSVLELLVSKILQGEGEFYPKVTETVTSLKNKGYQILAASNGRRPYVETILKVANILQLFDPVVVLDNSEIKTKPDIVAKYLKDYSLSPDEILMIGDRSSDHEAARKNQVPFAFCAYGHAPEGEIPDWEVSLAQLEDLDRLF, from the coding sequence ATGGATTGGAATCCTAAACGAATCCGTGCCCTCGCCTTCGATGTGGACGGAACCCTGTTTTCCTCTGAAGGAATCATACTCGAAACCTATGCGGAAGCGATCCGCAGATTCTCCATCAACTCCGGGATCCCGATCGAGGTCCCTGACCGAGAAAGGATCATGCTGGAAATCGGTAAACCTGTCAAAACCATCTTCTTGAACCTGGTTCCTCAACTCCAGGAATCCGAAAGAGATCAAATCTCCGATTCTGTTCTGGAACTTTTAGTGTCGAAGATACTACAAGGAGAAGGAGAATTCTATCCTAAGGTCACAGAGACGGTCACTTCCCTCAAGAATAAGGGCTATCAGATCCTGGCTGCCTCTAATGGAAGAAGACCCTACGTCGAAACCATTCTCAAAGTCGCGAACATTCTGCAATTATTCGATCCGGTAGTGGTCCTGGACAATTCAGAGATCAAGACCAAGCCGGATATCGTGGCAAAGTATCTGAAAGATTATTCTCTCTCACCAGACGAGATCCTTATGATCGGGGATAGAAGCTCAGACCACGAGGCTGCCAGAAAGAACCAGGTCCCATTCGCATTTTGCGCCTATGGCCACGCACCCGAGGGAGAAATCCCCGACTGGGAAGTCAGTCTGGCCCAATTAGAAGACCTAGACCGCCTATTCTAA
- a CDS encoding GerMN domain-containing protein: protein MPESDKLKSLLYILTGALFVLVLLDKSTGGVSSSGQQTEGSSSSFFSHFRTTGKNTPLPPNAQNPGKQSHEQIMDQAEDEILSELLQNGDHPSDETSQADSSDPDELFIPVVDNPKETRPSTSTAVSRLDHSPGEVKLYYLKFFGKGNKSHSRLVEVKRKHTQGDKVLFILKELTKGPLAEEKSQGVLNALPSKMDYSKEYAVENGILKLSLSPEFEAGAGPELLKDRVDEICYSLLENLNLKGIRLYINGKQVRSLGGVGLPIPEVLTKNPRKIAIL from the coding sequence GTGCCCGAATCGGATAAACTCAAATCACTCTTGTATATCCTGACGGGAGCCCTATTCGTACTGGTCTTATTGGATAAGTCCACAGGAGGAGTCTCTTCTTCCGGCCAGCAAACAGAAGGATCTTCTTCTTCCTTCTTCTCTCATTTTAGAACTACCGGAAAGAATACTCCGCTTCCTCCGAACGCACAAAACCCGGGAAAACAATCCCATGAACAGATCATGGACCAGGCAGAGGACGAAATCCTGTCGGAGTTACTACAAAACGGAGACCACCCTTCCGACGAGACCTCCCAGGCAGATTCCTCCGATCCAGATGAACTCTTTATTCCTGTAGTAGATAATCCGAAAGAAACCAGGCCTAGCACATCAACTGCTGTCTCTAGACTGGATCATTCTCCAGGCGAAGTAAAACTCTATTATCTGAAATTCTTTGGAAAGGGAAACAAGAGCCACTCTAGACTTGTAGAAGTAAAACGAAAACATACGCAAGGTGATAAGGTGCTCTTTATCCTGAAGGAACTTACAAAAGGTCCTTTGGCAGAAGAAAAAAGCCAAGGAGTGCTGAATGCTCTTCCTTCCAAAATGGATTATTCTAAAGAGTATGCTGTGGAGAATGGGATCTTAAAACTTTCTCTCAGTCCTGAATTCGAAGCAGGAGCCGGTCCCGAACTTTTGAAAGATAGAGTGGATGAGATCTGCTATAGCCTCTTAGAAAACCTGAACCTAAAAGGGATCCGTCTCTATATCAATGGAAAGCAGGTTCGTTCGTTGGGAGGAGTGGGACTTCCTATCCCTGAAGTTTTGACAAAGAACCCGAGAAAGATAGCAATCCTCTAA
- a CDS encoding GGDEF domain-containing protein, with the protein MFKWFPGIDRRIRLLSKRIFFNRYPQGFLETNWSEIRQSLVAHYSFCILISLFTCFLPDSRTFNGDSLILLQSSRVTLIVLSLIFLWRHARKKDWVPKKLEFYKVWTSSTLLVSFFPFLYLDRAHYDIYLHQATAILLSMNLLLWLTTTTAVATNLVFCLMFFGICYLGESKVESFKEFPILLTYLFVGTFGNVVMNYWRTMDYRDKRKLSGAILRLKAKNLQIRMISNLDDLTDLYNRRYLIEQFDIFKKRAKRHKFQMALVILDLDHLKDINDRYGHRVGDEALHTLSAVMKSRVRSTDICARIGGDEFCVLLDSVDPKSLKTLCESLRMGVENHPLSVLDANGKQVRITVSIGATILSYDEEFSFDDLYQSIDCGLYKSKAAGRNRVTIVEASKQNFKNVPSPESSSSWREEVRIYK; encoded by the coding sequence ATGTTCAAGTGGTTCCCTGGCATAGACCGAAGAATCCGTCTTCTATCTAAACGGATCTTTTTCAATCGATATCCCCAAGGATTTTTAGAGACGAACTGGAGTGAAATCCGGCAATCCTTGGTAGCCCACTATTCCTTCTGTATCCTGATCAGTCTTTTCACTTGTTTTCTACCGGATTCACGCACATTCAACGGGGATTCGCTTATACTTCTTCAATCCAGTAGAGTTACGTTAATCGTTCTTTCTCTGATATTTCTCTGGAGACATGCACGCAAAAAGGATTGGGTCCCTAAAAAATTAGAATTCTACAAAGTTTGGACTTCCTCTACTTTACTCGTCTCCTTCTTTCCATTCTTGTATTTGGACAGGGCTCATTACGATATCTATCTTCATCAGGCCACCGCAATTCTTCTTAGTATGAACTTGCTCCTCTGGCTGACGACTACTACAGCTGTGGCAACTAACTTAGTATTCTGCCTGATGTTCTTTGGGATCTGCTATCTGGGGGAGTCCAAGGTAGAGTCCTTTAAGGAATTCCCTATTCTTCTCACCTATTTGTTTGTGGGAACCTTCGGGAATGTGGTCATGAATTATTGGAGAACCATGGATTACCGGGATAAGAGAAAGCTTTCCGGTGCCATTCTCAGATTGAAGGCTAAGAATCTTCAGATCCGTATGATCTCCAATCTAGACGATCTGACCGATCTCTACAATCGTAGATATCTGATCGAGCAATTCGATATCTTTAAGAAGAGAGCGAAACGTCATAAGTTCCAAATGGCGCTCGTGATCTTGGATCTGGATCATTTAAAAGATATCAATGATAGATATGGCCATAGGGTCGGAGACGAGGCACTTCATACTCTTTCCGCCGTAATGAAATCCAGAGTTCGTTCCACTGATATTTGCGCTCGGATCGGAGGAGATGAATTCTGTGTTCTTTTGGATTCTGTGGATCCTAAGAGCTTAAAAACTCTTTGCGAATCACTTCGTATGGGAGTAGAGAATCATCCACTTTCCGTTCTGGATGCGAACGGAAAACAAGTGAGGATTACCGTTTCTATCGGTGCTACAATTCTATCCTATGATGAGGAATTTAGCTTCGACGATCTCTACCAAAGCATAGACTGCGGGCTTTACAAGTCCAAGGCAGCAGGTAGAAACAGAGTTACGATCGTAGAAGCTTCTAAACAGAACTTTAAGAATGTTCCTTCGCCGGAGTCGTCGTCTTCTTGGCGGGAGGAAGTTCGTATATATAAGTAA
- a CDS encoding LIC11299 family lipoprotein, producing the protein MRSSKNYKILMGIGLSVLISLSLNCLPAHHERVLMETGVSVKTLGPHKYQFIAIGKASISSVEDQDLFKMKKTSCEAAKLQVTQRLDELEPEQKHRLFFLEQKEQKYFGDGEFCELTYIYELPPAKKTTTPAKEHS; encoded by the coding sequence ATGAGAAGTTCTAAGAATTATAAAATTCTAATGGGGATCGGGCTTAGCGTTCTAATCTCCTTGTCCTTGAATTGTTTGCCGGCACATCACGAAAGAGTGCTTATGGAAACTGGAGTGAGTGTAAAGACTCTCGGACCGCATAAATACCAGTTCATCGCAATCGGAAAGGCATCCATTTCTTCGGTAGAGGATCAGGATTTGTTTAAGATGAAAAAGACTTCCTGCGAAGCGGCGAAATTACAGGTCACCCAGAGATTGGATGAACTGGAGCCGGAGCAGAAGCATAGGCTCTTCTTCTTAGAGCAGAAAGAACAGAAGTATTTCGGGGACGGAGAATTCTGCGAGCTTACTTATATATACGAACTTCCTCCCGCCAAGAAGACGACGACTCCGGCGAAGGAACATTCTTAA
- the mqnC gene encoding cyclic dehypoxanthinyl futalosine synthase, whose translation MSQIFPKHSTDSILEKALDGERISPQEALELYKEGDHLKIMATARALRERILPATSASYTMFRVVNYTNYCNVECSFCSFMDEIGNGKGYVLSKEEILEKMDYAVSEGADQMFLQGGVYPDLPFDYYLDVISSVKAKYPDMHIRAFSPVEIINLEKITGKPLFEVLQILKSVGLDSVPGAGAEILTDRMRNIISPKKATTEEWVRAMETCHEAGLPGSANIVFGSEETQEEVIEHLTVVRNLQDRTGGFLSFIPWTFQPQTKRFKVRAVSTMEYLKVLGICRIFLDNIKHIETSVMVLGKGVGQLALVSGADDISSVVIEENVLRSFGLKTEKEAVKFLKEGGFTPKRRDLMYNYERYEGRELSAV comes from the coding sequence ATGAGCCAAATATTCCCGAAACACTCTACAGATTCTATATTAGAAAAAGCCTTAGACGGAGAAAGGATCTCTCCTCAGGAAGCCTTAGAATTATATAAGGAAGGGGACCATCTCAAGATCATGGCAACTGCCAGAGCCTTGAGAGAAAGGATCCTTCCTGCTACGAGCGCGAGTTATACGATGTTTAGGGTCGTAAACTATACAAACTATTGCAATGTAGAATGCAGCTTTTGCTCTTTCATGGATGAGATCGGGAATGGAAAGGGCTATGTTCTTAGCAAAGAAGAGATCTTAGAAAAGATGGACTACGCGGTTTCGGAAGGAGCCGATCAGATGTTCTTGCAAGGCGGGGTCTATCCGGATCTTCCTTTCGATTATTATTTGGATGTGATCTCTTCCGTAAAGGCAAAGTATCCGGACATGCATATCCGTGCCTTCTCTCCTGTTGAGATCATCAATTTGGAAAAGATCACAGGCAAACCTCTCTTTGAAGTATTACAGATCTTGAAATCAGTCGGGTTGGATTCCGTTCCCGGAGCAGGAGCTGAGATCTTAACCGATAGAATGAGAAACATCATCTCTCCTAAGAAAGCGACAACGGAAGAATGGGTAAGAGCCATGGAGACTTGCCATGAGGCAGGACTTCCCGGAAGTGCGAACATAGTATTCGGTTCCGAAGAAACTCAGGAAGAAGTTATCGAGCATCTTACTGTAGTCCGAAATCTGCAGGATAGAACGGGAGGATTTCTCTCTTTCATTCCTTGGACTTTTCAACCTCAGACGAAACGATTCAAAGTGCGTGCGGTGTCCACCATGGAATACCTGAAAGTTCTGGGAATCTGTAGAATCTTCTTAGATAATATTAAGCATATTGAAACTTCTGTGATGGTTCTCGGAAAAGGTGTGGGGCAGCTTGCTCTTGTGAGCGGTGCTGACGATATTTCTTCTGTTGTGATCGAGGAGAATGTTCTTCGTTCCTTCGGATTGAAAACGGAGAAAGAAGCGGTCAAGTTCCTGAAAGAGGGCGGCTTCACTCCGAAGCGCAGAGACCTTATGTACAATTATGAAAGATATGAGGGAAGGGAATTATCCGCAGTTTAA
- a CDS encoding heterodisulfide reductase-related iron-sulfur binding cluster produces the protein MAISQIAFHVIFTALFAVANVVFVRAVLYRLNLVFNARKAQGTENFLEHRNWGFRIKSFVVNVILQKKNFKEPLRGIMHAFVFYGFVTYLLHTTSQFISGVFGYALDDPYKFTLVGSVFGETANYYYEFALQFVSVLVLVGLGFFAWRRWIQKAKGLDVHSPASAVVIGMISILMLSTLLGEGARSVGAIYADPFHDAAPIASAIGSVWEAIGIEYSSADLVFQIMWWTHILSVFAFMLYVPTSKHAHLIFAPFNYFLQSDTPKGALSKLNLEDETAVWGVNRVEDFPWPNLLDGLSCIECGRCQVQCPANRTGKVLNPKAIIVELKHALMDKMPEVAQIRVSNPEGAADAVAALDTGVINTYEGLSEEALWGCTTCYACVEACPVGNNQVNAIMEMRRHLVLAESKFPAELQNAFVNMENNSNPWGVAAHSRADWAEGLGVKTMAEDSNVDVLYWVGCAGAFDDRNKRIAQSFVKIMQKADVKFGILGTEEGCSGDSARRGGNEYLYQTLAQSNVDTMNGYNVKKVVTACPHCYNTIKNEYPQFGGNFEVVHHSEFINDLAKDGKIEVGVAEDANAGKFTYHDSCYIGRYNDNYENPRDLVKKVSGGKLAEPVDHHTKGLCCGAGGAQMWMEEHGERVNFKRSNQLLDTGATTIATACPFCITMITDGVKQEGKIEEVKVKDIAELVAENLK, from the coding sequence ATGGCTATTTCTCAAATCGCCTTCCATGTGATCTTCACGGCCTTGTTTGCCGTAGCGAACGTTGTGTTCGTGCGCGCCGTTCTTTACAGACTGAATCTGGTTTTTAATGCAAGAAAGGCCCAAGGCACCGAAAATTTCCTAGAGCACCGCAACTGGGGATTTCGGATCAAAAGCTTCGTAGTAAACGTAATTCTACAAAAGAAGAATTTTAAAGAACCTTTACGCGGTATCATGCACGCATTCGTATTTTACGGATTCGTAACATACTTACTGCATACCACAAGCCAGTTTATCTCAGGCGTATTCGGTTATGCTTTGGATGATCCTTACAAATTCACCTTAGTCGGAAGCGTCTTCGGCGAGACTGCGAACTATTACTACGAATTCGCTCTGCAATTCGTATCGGTTCTAGTGCTCGTTGGCCTTGGCTTCTTTGCTTGGAGACGTTGGATCCAAAAAGCAAAAGGCTTAGATGTTCATTCTCCTGCATCCGCAGTAGTGATCGGAATGATCTCCATTCTTATGCTCTCTACTCTCTTGGGAGAAGGAGCAAGATCTGTAGGTGCAATCTACGCTGATCCTTTCCATGACGCTGCTCCGATCGCATCCGCAATCGGTTCCGTGTGGGAAGCAATCGGCATCGAATATTCTTCTGCTGACCTGGTCTTCCAGATCATGTGGTGGACGCATATTCTTTCCGTATTCGCATTCATGCTTTATGTTCCTACTTCCAAGCATGCTCACTTAATCTTCGCACCATTTAACTACTTCTTACAATCAGATACTCCTAAAGGCGCTCTTTCCAAACTCAACCTGGAAGATGAGACTGCAGTTTGGGGAGTGAACAGAGTAGAGGACTTCCCTTGGCCGAACCTACTCGACGGACTTTCCTGTATCGAGTGCGGACGCTGCCAAGTGCAATGTCCTGCAAACCGCACAGGCAAGGTTCTAAATCCTAAAGCAATCATTGTTGAACTCAAACATGCCCTTATGGACAAAATGCCTGAGGTCGCACAGATCAGAGTATCCAATCCAGAAGGAGCTGCAGACGCAGTTGCCGCATTGGATACAGGAGTCATCAACACTTACGAAGGACTTTCCGAAGAAGCTCTCTGGGGTTGCACTACTTGCTATGCTTGCGTAGAAGCTTGCCCAGTAGGAAACAACCAAGTGAATGCGATCATGGAAATGAGAAGACACTTGGTATTGGCTGAGTCCAAATTCCCAGCAGAACTTCAAAACGCATTCGTAAACATGGAGAATAACTCCAACCCTTGGGGAGTTGCGGCTCACTCAAGAGCAGATTGGGCAGAAGGCTTAGGCGTGAAAACCATGGCAGAAGATTCCAATGTGGATGTTCTCTACTGGGTAGGATGCGCTGGAGCTTTCGATGATCGTAACAAGAGAATCGCACAATCCTTCGTTAAAATTATGCAGAAGGCCGATGTTAAGTTCGGTATCTTAGGAACTGAAGAAGGATGTTCCGGAGATTCGGCGCGTAGAGGTGGTAACGAGTATCTCTACCAAACTCTTGCACAATCGAACGTGGACACCATGAACGGATACAACGTGAAAAAAGTTGTAACCGCTTGTCCTCACTGCTACAACACAATCAAAAACGAATATCCTCAGTTCGGCGGTAACTTCGAAGTGGTTCACCACTCAGAATTTATCAACGATCTTGCAAAAGACGGAAAGATCGAAGTTGGTGTTGCAGAAGATGCAAATGCAGGCAAGTTCACTTACCACGACTCCTGCTATATCGGAAGATATAACGACAACTACGAGAATCCTCGAGACCTGGTCAAAAAAGTTTCCGGCGGAAAATTGGCCGAGCCTGTCGACCACCATACAAAAGGACTCTGCTGCGGCGCCGGCGGAGCTCAGATGTGGATGGAAGAGCATGGCGAAAGAGTCAACTTCAAGAGATCTAATCAGCTACTGGATACTGGAGCGACTACGATCGCAACCGCTTGTCCTTTCTGTATCACTATGATCACAGACGGCGTAAAACAAGAAGGAAAGATCGAAGAAGTAAAAGTGAAAGATATCGCCGAGTTAGTTGCAGAAAACTTGAAATAG
- a CDS encoding CsgG/HfaB family protein produces the protein MRRFVQFTLMFGVLLLFGFGNCKSLPRYDAQLTANAEISKATNAKYIVFPFEFAEGLSLKEVQENNQKIVSQRNREKAEAALFAAGATVLERSKVDKLLNEITLSKTGITESDGLNIGKLLNANYAVFGKVTNYGVARRRLRQHFAAEIILKGVNIETGVIVWECILKGHSPYNNGQQTLLDTENKLYEQFTKKFKEKAANPTN, from the coding sequence ATGCGACGTTTTGTACAATTCACCCTTATGTTCGGGGTGCTTTTGCTTTTCGGTTTCGGAAATTGCAAAAGTCTCCCGCGTTATGATGCTCAACTTACTGCGAATGCAGAGATTAGCAAGGCAACCAATGCCAAATACATAGTCTTTCCTTTCGAGTTTGCCGAAGGATTGAGCCTCAAGGAAGTTCAGGAAAATAATCAAAAGATCGTTTCTCAAAGAAATAGAGAGAAAGCTGAGGCAGCGCTTTTTGCGGCAGGTGCTACGGTTTTAGAAAGAAGCAAGGTAGATAAATTACTAAATGAGATCACCTTGAGTAAGACCGGCATCACTGAATCTGATGGTCTGAACATCGGTAAATTGCTGAATGCAAACTATGCAGTCTTTGGAAAGGTCACGAACTACGGAGTCGCAAGAAGAAGGTTGCGTCAACATTTCGCGGCTGAAATTATCCTTAAAGGGGTGAATATAGAGACCGGAGTCATTGTGTGGGAATGTATCTTAAAAGGACATTCTCCTTATAATAACGGGCAGCAAACATTGTTAGATACTGAAAACAAGCTCTATGAACAGTTTACCAAGAAATTCAAAGAAAAAGCTGCCAATCCGACCAACTGA
- a CDS encoding peptide chain release factor 3 translates to MSETATGQKTVEDETKRRRTFAIIAHPDAGKTTLTEKLLLYGGAIQLAGAVKARKNRKAATSDWMEMEKEKGISITSAALQFEYKNHVLNLLDTPGHEDFSEDTYRTLIAADTAVMVLDAGKGVEPQTIKLFKVCRDRGIPIVTFVNKMDRPTKVLFALLDEIEKVLGITAIPMVWPIGTGVDFSGVYNRVDKKIYTYDKTPGGSQKSAFQSSGVEDTSLDSMFEDWVLKQFREEVELVEDGIGSFSLEAFLESKITPVFFGSAVNNFGIQLFLDHFLEIAPPPLYFPLKNGDRLDPITTPFSGFVFKVQANMNKAHRDRIAFLRVCSGKFERGLNVNHGRLGKQVKLSSSFAFFGQDRNTVDEAYPGDIIGLVNPGTYSIGDVLATGKVPDLKPLPVFAPEIFATLSCVETGALKSFRKGIEQLAEEGILHLFTSQTVGGGLPVIGAMGQLQFEVFRRRLQDEYGAPTNINVLPYQVSCWLLEEDLPKIPLSSNLVTDSIGRAALLFDSEWEKGYFQKKNPEIRLLDYPTQDLSELNPEF, encoded by the coding sequence GTGTCGGAAACCGCAACAGGCCAGAAAACCGTAGAGGATGAGACAAAGCGTCGTAGGACCTTCGCTATCATAGCCCACCCGGATGCGGGAAAGACAACTCTAACTGAAAAGCTGCTTCTATACGGAGGCGCTATCCAGCTCGCAGGAGCAGTAAAGGCCCGTAAAAACAGAAAGGCCGCTACTTCCGATTGGATGGAAATGGAGAAGGAGAAGGGGATCTCTATCACTTCTGCGGCACTCCAATTCGAGTATAAGAATCATGTATTAAATCTTTTAGATACTCCCGGCCACGAGGATTTCTCGGAGGATACGTATCGCACACTCATCGCAGCGGATACCGCAGTGATGGTGTTAGACGCGGGAAAGGGAGTAGAGCCTCAAACAATTAAGCTCTTTAAGGTTTGTCGCGACCGAGGGATCCCGATCGTTACCTTTGTGAATAAGATGGACAGACCCACCAAGGTCCTATTTGCGCTCTTGGATGAAATCGAAAAGGTCCTGGGGATCACTGCGATCCCAATGGTATGGCCAATCGGTACTGGAGTGGACTTCAGCGGAGTCTACAACCGAGTCGATAAGAAGATCTATACCTACGACAAGACTCCGGGCGGTTCTCAGAAATCCGCCTTCCAAAGTTCAGGAGTGGAAGATACAAGCCTCGACTCCATGTTCGAAGACTGGGTGCTCAAACAATTTAGAGAAGAAGTAGAACTCGTCGAAGACGGAATCGGTTCCTTCTCCTTGGAAGCGTTCTTAGAATCTAAGATCACTCCAGTATTCTTCGGATCCGCAGTGAACAATTTCGGGATACAGTTATTCTTAGATCATTTCTTAGAGATCGCTCCTCCTCCTCTGTACTTTCCATTGAAGAATGGAGATCGCTTAGATCCGATCACGACTCCTTTCAGTGGATTCGTGTTCAAGGTCCAAGCGAACATGAATAAGGCTCACCGAGATAGGATTGCATTCCTAAGAGTGTGCTCCGGAAAATTTGAAAGAGGATTGAACGTAAACCATGGAAGACTTGGAAAGCAGGTGAAGTTGTCTTCTTCTTTCGCTTTCTTTGGACAGGACAGAAACACTGTGGATGAGGCGTATCCGGGAGATATTATCGGGCTCGTGAATCCTGGAACATATTCGATCGGAGATGTTCTCGCTACCGGCAAGGTTCCCGATCTAAAACCATTACCTGTATTCGCTCCCGAAATATTCGCGACTCTTTCCTGTGTAGAAACAGGAGCGCTGAAGAGTTTCAGAAAAGGAATAGAGCAGCTCGCAGAAGAAGGGATCCTTCACTTATTCACTTCTCAAACTGTGGGAGGAGGACTTCCTGTCATAGGCGCCATGGGGCAATTGCAATTCGAAGTCTTTCGAAGAAGATTGCAGGACGAGTATGGAGCTCCTACAAATATCAATGTTCTACCATACCAAGTCTCTTGCTGGCTATTAGAAGAAGATCTGCCAAAGATCCCTCTAAGTTCCAACTTAGTGACTGACAGTATTGGAAGGGCAGCTCTTCTATTCGATTCGGAATGGGAAAAGGGTTATTTTCAGAAGAAGAATCCGGAAATCCGACTCTTGGATTATCCAACTCAAGATCTTTCTGAGTTGAATCCTGAATTCTAA